Within the Bacteroidales bacterium genome, the region CAAAACCCTTCGGGAGGCCAAAAAGTTATTTCCGGTTCTTGCTATGGGCTATTTCAAGAGCATAAACAAAAAGCATTTTATACAATAACATCAAACCTTAAAAACACATCTTTGTGGTCTAAAGAATGGGGAGTACAATAGTAGAACTGAGCAACCATCATGCTTTCCAACCTTATTAACCTTATTTTCAGGGTAAAACGCTTATCAAATTCACGAGAGATCATTCACCTCGTGAATCACCTGAAGTTCATCGCAGTTCCAGGTTTGGTGGGTGTTTGGTAACATTCAAGGGGTGACAGTAAAACCTGGAAAGTCACCTGGTGAATTCGCTCAGAAATCCACAAAAATTTCAAATTCAGTGGCACGTTGGTATGATTCACCGGGTGACTCGTGCATGTTGAAAAGTCACACGGTGAATCGCCTGCAAAGTCCACCGCAGTTTCAGGTTTGGCGGGCGTTTGATAACATTCACGGGGTGAATTTATAAAACCTGTCAGTGTGCGCAGCTCGTGACAGGGTTTCGTGCCTGTAAACTAAGCCAGGGATCATTTTCATTGCTACTTTTGCGCACATTTTTCAATTATTTTGCGTATGAAAATATTCTACACCATCGGATTGCTGGTGCTTTCCAATGCTTTTATGACCATTGCCTGGTATGGCCACCTAAAGATGCGGGAGTTCAAATGGTTTGAAGCCCTCGGCCTTTTTACCATTATACTGATTTCCTGGGGAATTGCCTTTTTTGAATATATTTTCCAGGTTCCAGCCAACCGGATCGGTTTCAGGGATAATGGCGGACCGTTTACTTTAGTCGAGCTTAAGGTCATTCAGGAAGTGATCACTCTAACGGTTTTTGTGGTTTTTACCTTGTTGGTTTTTAAAACTGAAACATTCAGATGGAATCACATCGTCGGTTTCATTTTCCTTGTGCTGGCGGTGTTTTTTGTGTTTAAAAAATAGTTAGTGTCAGCAAGAAAACCCTTTGAATTTGATTTTCAACAATTAATTTGCCCCACCCTAGAGGGAGTTAATTGTTGAAAATCAATGCTCCCTTTAGGGTTGGGGTACTCATTGATTTTCAACTTATGAAGTTTTCTTGCTGACAATAGTTATAATTTACTTACTCATCATGGATCCTGACCTGTAAATAGAAAACCTGGAATTTTGTTAAACTTATTTAAAGCGCATTAGTATCACCAATAAATCATTACTTTTGCCGAAAATTAATTTTATGGAAAAGTATGCTGAAGTAACCCTCAATGAGGGGATGTCGTTTGATGTGGAAGTGAATGGCCACAAGTTTATGATTGATGCCACGGAGAAAAATGGTGGCCAAAACCGTGGTCCCCGTCCGAAACCGTTGTTGCTGGCCGGTCTGGGAGGCTGCACAGGGATGGATGTAATCTCCATTTTACGCAAGATGCGTGTTGAGCCGGAGTTCTTCAATGTGGTGGTTTCGGCTGAATCAACTACCGAGCACCCGGTGTATTACAACAAGATCCATCTCGAATACCAGTTCAGGGGAAAAGACCTGCAGATGGAGAAACTCGAAAAAGCGGTGAATCTTTCCCAGGAGCGCTATTGTGGTGTGTCGGCCATGTTGAAACATGCTGCTGAAATCACCAGCGAAATTAAAATATTGGATTAACCCCCTGAAGTTGCAGATTACTCCTCTGATCTTCTGATCACTTCGAGTAACTCGCTAAGAATCATAGCTGTGGCGCCCCATATCAGTTTATTTTCAACAAAAAAGCAGGGAACCGAAACTTCGGTTGCTCTAAATTTTACGGGGCGATGCTGGCAGTTTTCTTCGTTTAACAATTGATTGACAGGGATAGTGAAAATCTCGCTCACTTCAGCAGGGTCAGGACTAAATACGGGTTCATAAGGTACATACCCGACAAAAGAACGAACCAGGAAATTGCTGGGAGGAATGTACAATTGTGTCAACTCACCGATCACTTTGATGGATTCCTTCGAAACTCCGATTTCTTCATATGTTTCCCTGATGGCTGTGGCTTCGAAGGTTTCATCTGCTTTTTCAAATCCGCCACCCGGGAACGAAATCTGCCCGCTGTGTACCCCCCCCTGGTAATCCTGCCTCTGAATGAAAACCAACCGGGTGGAATCACCATCGGGAAATAGCAGTGCAAGCACAGCGCCAAGTCTGACTTTGGACATATCCGGTTCAGGAAAACTGGATCGCATGGGCGGAACCAGCTTAAACTGGGCATTTATCCCTGGAAGTGGCCTTTTCAGGCTGCTTTGTAATCGTGCGATGAATTCGTGAAATAAAGTTGTTGTCATAGCGTCGCAAAATTAATCCTTCGAGGAATACTACAGGTGATTTCCTTTTGACATTAAATAAAATGGATTATTTTTGCACCTAAGTAAAATTTGTGATTCCTGTTTTTGCGATTAATAAGAACGATAAATGGTAAAAGAACGCACAAAATCATCTGATCAGGTAGAGGAGCAATTGACCGATAAGCGGGAGATCATTCTTTACAATGATGAGGTGAACTCATTCGATTTTGTGATCGAGACGCTGATTGAAGTGTGTGAGCACGACCCGCTCACCGCTGAGCAATGTGCGCTGATTGCTCATTTCAATGGAAAATGTCCCGTGAAATCGGGCGAAATTGAAGAGTTGGTGCCATTGAGCAAGGAAATGACCAACAGGGGTTTAACGGTTTCGATTAAATAACGATAAAATTATTCATACATGTCCTGGACAATTATATTGGTGTTGATTATTGTCGGTCTGTTGTTTCTCGTTCTTGAGATTCTGGTCATCCCCGGAACAACCGTAGTGGGAGTAGCCGGGTTTGCGATGATATTCATTGGCATCTGGCAAAGCTATGTCATACATGGAACCACGACAGGTCATCTTGTTTTGACGGGAACCATCGTTTCAACGGTTGTAACACTCGTGCTTTCGTTGCGATCCCGAACCTGGAAAAAGGTGATGCTGGACTCTTCCATCGACAGCAGGGTGAATGAAATAGAGGTGGATTCGATTAAGGTTGGCGATGTTGGAAAAGCCATTTCGCGCATTGTTCCTATGGGAAAAGCCCTGATTAACGACAAATATTTTGAAGTTACATCAACCGGAGAACTGATTGATCAGGAAACTGAAATAAAAGTGGTTAAAATTGACGGAAATAAAATCTTTGTAAAAACAAATAACTAATTATCATGGAATTAAATGCTGTAATTATGCAAGCTAATGGCGACACCAGTGCATTGGTCATCATTGCCATCGGAGTTGCCTCCTTGTTCGGGCTTTGGATCATTTTTTATCTTATCCCGGTGGGGCTTTGGTTTTCGGCCCTTGTGTCGGGAGTAAGGATTTCTTTGCTTCAACTGGTGCTGATGCGCTGGAGAAAAATCCCGCCATCAATCATCGTCCAAAGCCTCATAACTTCTACAAAAGCCGGGTTGAAACTCAACCGGGATGAACTTGAAGCACACTATCTGGCCGGAGGACGTTTGAAATCGGTGATTAATGCGCTGATCTCTGCTGATAAAGCCAATATTGATTTGTCCTTCAAAGCCGCCACAGCAATTGACCTTGCCGGTCGTGACGTGTTTGAAGCGGTGCAAATGTCGGTTAACCCGAAAGTGATCAATACGCCACCTGTTGCTGCTGTTGCAAAAGATGGGATTCAGCTGATTGCCAAAGCCCGGGTTACCGTACGCGCCAACATTAGGCAACTTGTCGGGGGTGCAGGTGAAGACACCGTTATTGCCAGGGTTGGCGAAGGTGTTGTTTCCGCCATCGGCTCAGCTGATTCGCACAAAAAAGTGCTCGAAAACCCGGATTCGATTTCAAAAGTTGTGTTGGATAAAGGACTTGACTCAGGTACTGCCTTTGAAATCCTTTCGATCGACATTGCAGATATCGACGTTGGAAAAAACATTGGCGCAGTGCTCCAGATGGATCAGGCCAATGCTGATAAAAACATTGCCCAGGCCAAAGCCGAAGAGCGTCGCGCCATGGCTGTTGCCCTTGAGCAGGAGATGAAAGCCCGCGCGCAGGAAGCCCGTGCCAACGTTATCCAGGCTGAAGCCGAAATCCCGAAAGCCATTGCTGAAGCATTCAGAAACGGAAATCTTGGTATTATGGATTATTACAAATTTGAAAATATTAAAGCCGACACCAGGATGCGGGATTCAATTTCTACCCCTCCCGACACGGGTTCGAAAGTGAAAGACAAGCCGGATTTGAAATAATTTTTAAAAGATAAATTGTTTGACACCCGGCCATGTTTGAGCCGGGTGTTTTGTTAAAGAAACTTTTTTTAATACTTACCTGCTGTTAATGCCGTTAAAATGATTGATCGGGGAACATGAGAAAACCGATTCATAGTTTTTAAATGGCCAATTATTTTAAAGAACTCTGAAACAACTCCATCACCAATTAATGATTAACGAGAAAGAACAAAACGAGATCAATCAGCGGTTTACTCAACTGAAGGAGGTTTGCAGGAACTGTGCTCCGGAGGACATTCAGAAACTGGAAAATGCCTTTCAGCTTGCTGTTTCATTATACAATGAAAAACGTAAGCCGTCGGGTGAGCCGTTGATCTTGCATAGTTTGTCGGTGGCAATTATCGTTGCAGATGAAATTGGGTTGCGTGCGGGCTCTGTCATTGCTTCATTGTTTCATGACATCATCCATTCACCTGATGAGAACATCGACCAGGTTGGAAAACAATTCGGAAATGACGTTGCTGCAATTGTCCGCGGATTTAAGAAACTTTCCGGATTTCATTCAGATAAGGTGAAGCTGCAATCGGAGAATTTTCGAAGTTTGTTCCTCAGCATGATTGATGATGTGCGTATTATTTTTATTAAAATGGCGCACCGCCTGCACGATCTGCGGAATTATGAAACACTGCCGGATGAATTGAAAAAAGCTTTTCTCAACGACGTTCAATACCTCTACATTCCTATTGCTCACCGCATGGGGCTATACCAGATCAAAGCCCAGCTTGAGGATCTTGCGTTGCGATATACGCATCCGGTGGAATATGCAATGATTGAGTCAAGGCTAAATGAAACCCGTCAGCAACAGGATGAGTACATTCAAAAATTTATACATCCGGTGGTAGAGCAATTGGATAATGCAAATCTTAAGTACGAAATTAAAAGCCGAGCCAAATCCATTTCTTCGATCAAAAAGAAACTTGAAACCCAGAATGTCCAATTGGAGCAGGTTTACGATCTTTTTGCCATCAGGGTCATTCTCACCGGGATTTTGACTAAGCAGGATGAGGATTTTATTGAGTCTTTCAAAAATGAATTGGAATCAAGCGGTGATCCGCGGAATGTTCGCCGTAGCAGAAAAAGCAGGCAAAAAGAAGAATTGGTTCATGGCAATGGCGTCAAAAAAACTGCACTAGGCGAAAACGCTGATGATCAAGCCATTTTAGATGAAATCAGAACCCAGGAGATCCAAAAATTTGAATGTCGTCGAAAACGCTATCTCGAATTGCTTAATCGGGAAAAAACAGCTTGCTGGCAAACGTATTCCATCATCACAAATATTTATCCACCGAACCCAAAGCGCCTTCGCGATTGGATAACCACACCCAAAGACAGTGGCTATGAGTCGCTGCATACAACGGTTCTCGGGCCTGACGACCGATGGGTCGAAGTACAGATAAGGACGGTGAGGATGGATGAAGAAGCGGA harbors:
- a CDS encoding CoA pyrophosphatase; its protein translation is MTTTLFHEFIARLQSSLKRPLPGINAQFKLVPPMRSSFPEPDMSKVRLGAVLALLFPDGDSTRLVFIQRQDYQGGVHSGQISFPGGGFEKADETFEATAIRETYEEIGVSKESIKVIGELTQLYIPPSNFLVRSFVGYVPYEPVFSPDPAEVSEIFTIPVNQLLNEENCQHRPVKFRATEVSVPCFFVENKLIWGATAMILSELLEVIRRSEE
- a CDS encoding OsmC family protein; translated protein: MEKYAEVTLNEGMSFDVEVNGHKFMIDATEKNGGQNRGPRPKPLLLAGLGGCTGMDVISILRKMRVEPEFFNVVVSAESTTEHPVYYNKIHLEYQFRGKDLQMEKLEKAVNLSQERYCGVSAMLKHAAEITSEIKILD
- a CDS encoding DMT family protein; this encodes MKIFYTIGLLVLSNAFMTIAWYGHLKMREFKWFEALGLFTIILISWGIAFFEYIFQVPANRIGFRDNGGPFTLVELKVIQEVITLTVFVVFTLLVFKTETFRWNHIVGFIFLVLAVFFVFKK
- a CDS encoding bifunctional (p)ppGpp synthetase/guanosine-3',5'-bis(diphosphate) 3'-pyrophosphohydrolase — translated: MINEKEQNEINQRFTQLKEVCRNCAPEDIQKLENAFQLAVSLYNEKRKPSGEPLILHSLSVAIIVADEIGLRAGSVIASLFHDIIHSPDENIDQVGKQFGNDVAAIVRGFKKLSGFHSDKVKLQSENFRSLFLSMIDDVRIIFIKMAHRLHDLRNYETLPDELKKAFLNDVQYLYIPIAHRMGLYQIKAQLEDLALRYTHPVEYAMIESRLNETRQQQDEYIQKFIHPVVEQLDNANLKYEIKSRAKSISSIKKKLETQNVQLEQVYDLFAIRVILTGILTKQDEDFIESFKNELESSGDPRNVRRSRKSRQKEELVHGNGVKKTALGENADDQAILDEIRTQEIQKFECRRKRYLELLNREKTACWQTYSIITNIYPPNPKRLRDWITTPKDSGYESLHTTVLGPDDRWVEVQIRTVRMDEEAEKGSAAHWKYKESAYGRNVDHWMVDVRNILETIGTQRLDEQQPARIDVQSGSIYVFTPTGDLRELKNGATILDFAFEIHTDVGCKCIGGKINGKIFPIRHVLKNGDQVEILTAKNQRPHSDWLNVVVTSKARNRIARSLREEKYKEAEVGKDMLYRKFKNWKIELNDRELIKILKYFNFKKPVDLYYHIATEKIDVQEIKLLFKTTEEIEEKSEKAEKPFDFEELIESQSEKDQGYITIESGVTNLNYSLSKCCNPIAGDRIFGFVTVNQGIKIHRYTCPNAEQMLKRFPYRIIKARWKEMNSMKFFITNLRVVGMDRVGLINDITKAISEDLKVNMKSINFKSLGSSFEGLIKVQVRDVEHLGYLRQKLLKIKGVVKVGRFD
- a CDS encoding ATP-dependent Clp protease adaptor ClpS, translating into MVKERTKSSDQVEEQLTDKREIILYNDEVNSFDFVIETLIEVCEHDPLTAEQCALIAHFNGKCPVKSGEIEELVPLSKEMTNRGLTVSIK
- the floA gene encoding flotillin-like protein FloA (flotillin-like protein involved in membrane lipid rafts) translates to MQANGDTSALVIIAIGVASLFGLWIIFYLIPVGLWFSALVSGVRISLLQLVLMRWRKIPPSIIVQSLITSTKAGLKLNRDELEAHYLAGGRLKSVINALISADKANIDLSFKAATAIDLAGRDVFEAVQMSVNPKVINTPPVAAVAKDGIQLIAKARVTVRANIRQLVGGAGEDTVIARVGEGVVSAIGSADSHKKVLENPDSISKVVLDKGLDSGTAFEILSIDIADIDVGKNIGAVLQMDQANADKNIAQAKAEERRAMAVALEQEMKARAQEARANVIQAEAEIPKAIAEAFRNGNLGIMDYYKFENIKADTRMRDSISTPPDTGSKVKDKPDLK